AACATTCATTGACCATCCATCCGCCACAATGTGATGAACGGTCAACACGAGTACATGATGATTCGAGGCAAGTCGGAAAATTCGCGCTCTAAGTAGGGGCGGAACTGTCAGATCAAAGGGTCGAGCCACTTCGGCATCGGCGCGTCGGCGCAACGCCGCTTCCTGTTCATGGTCCGGGAGGCTGGCCAGGTCATCCACCGTTAACTCAAGCGCAGCTTCATCAAGAATTTTCTGATAACCAGTGCCGGCCTGCGTCACGACCGCGGATCGTAGCGCCTCATGTCGAGAAATCAGCGCCTGTAACGCACTGCGCAGCCGGCCAAGGTCCAACGAACCGCGTAAGCGCAAGGCTACAGCGATGTTATAGACGGCAAGGCCGGGTTGTAGATGTTCGAGGAACCACAAGCGTTCTTGCGCTAGCGACAGACGGTGGAGGGCGTGATCACGCGGCGCTTTGGGAATTGATACCCCAATTTCACGAGTCGCCGGCCGCTTCCCGAGACGGCGCAGAACTTCCTGTCGCTGGGCTTGCGACAAGCTGGAAAGTCGCTCAACTAGGTTTTCCGGGGGTGAAATCACCGACCTTCCCTTCCTTGGTAAGGAAACTTATCCCTGTCACCGAACTTGATTAGACATCTTCAAAACTTTATGAAAGATGCCCAATTGACGCCAAAGGCCTCTCCAAATCAATCAATTTGGAGGTATCAGTATTTACTGTGCAACCCGCCTAGTTCTATGGCTGAAGTTGGCAGTGAGAGATCGCCACCACCTACGGCGCAAGGCAGTTTCCATAAATCCGTGATGCGCAGAATGGTCGTCATCAAACGGATTAAAATCTAGCCCGCGATTGAAAATTCACGACTGGGCACGAGCCAGCTCGTATGGATATAAAATCAAGTGCTGTTAGATGCACCATAATATTACTCCCACATGATCCCACAGCCGCTCGAATCAACCGCGCGCCCATCAACAGCAACAAAACCCGCCTCCGTCACCACGCCAGACTATCGTCCCCAGCCAAGTAAAAGTAGCAAAAATGGTTACCCCAAAGTACTAATACACCGCGACGGTTACCGGCGCTCTACCCACGTCCTCACCCCTATGGCGACGGGCGCGAACACCCTGCTCTGACGACAGTGACCCTTGACAGGTGGGGGCGAAATGCTAACACACCATGCACCAGACTTGCCCAGCTCGCCCTGCCTTTGCACCATACCGCGGCGTCAGTCCGCCGCTACCAGTCCGTGGCAAACACGCAGGAACATCGACTCTGCTCACCCGGTCTTTTCCTCGGGTATTTCAAATGCCTTCGAGTACCAGTCAAACTGCTCCTGGACGCGCTGGCGACTGAGGCCAAACTGTGTCAATTCGTAGCGATGACGGGTATGAAGACCATTGCGCGTCGTCTCCACGCGGTTCCGCACGCGGGCTTCCATGGCGGGCGGCATGGTCCAACCAAACTGCCGATAAATACCCGACACGGCACCGAGTGGATCAGCGACCAGGTCAGCGTACTGCACGTCGACAAACCGCCGCGGATCATGACGTTGCCGCGCATCCAGCGCCCGACGCAGTAAATCGCCCAAGGTGTCGGCAGTTTGCTGCCCAATCTGCGAGCCATCCAACGCATCGCTATAGATGCCGCGCGTCAAACCGACCAGGCTACAAAAAGAGGCCACTACCTTGACGGCATCGCGGTGCAGAAACACGAAGCGCGCATCGGGATAAGTTTTGATCAGTGCGTCGATCATGGGCAAATGTGCGGGTGACTTCAGAACCCAATGAGAACCACTGTGCAACGCATCCAGCACGCAAAGCTGGTGGCGGTGATACCGCGCCGTAGGACCGTAATCGAGCGTTTTCAACCACTGAGCGTACTGAGGAACGTTGAGGCTGGGCAAAAAGGCTGCCGTAGCGAAGCTATGCAGTAACAGACCGCCACATTCCGCCGGACCGTCGACAGGCTCGGCGTGAATGGTCTTGAAACCGGGCGCGAGATAGTCCAACAACGCAAAGCCCCAGCGTGCGTTCAGGCGCTGCAAGGTCCCAGGCAAGGGTCTGCGCCTGGGGTCGCCCTGCGCCCGCATCGACTCTGCCGCAGACAGATAACGCGCTGCTGGATCACAGGCCAGCAGGGTATGTAGAAAGGTGCTACCCGTTCGCGGGAAACCGAGCACAAATATAGGCGACGCAATCTGGCGCTTCGCTATCGCAGGTTCCAGCCGCAATTTCTCTTCCATGTACAGGCGGTTGCATAACAATGTATGCAACATACCCTTCCAGGCAAAGCGTCCGAACCTATTGAGCTGGGCATTGCCGTTGATATCGTCGACCAATATTTCAAAAGCCTCGACGAAACTCCGTTCGCCGAAATTCTGTAACCGGGTAAACTGACACGCCCGCGCCATCAAAGAATCGGCATCAATCGCGAGCCTTTCATCGATTGACGGCAGGCGTTCGGCGACGTAATTAAAAATACGTACCGGAAAGCGACGAACCGGCTTCTTCAACTCAACTGTATTACCCATTTAAAATCATGTCAGGGGATGGTGCCGAACGCCAAGAATAAACCTTAACGAATGTTAGTTGATGCCCGTACAATGTTGATTGCGGGCGGCATATAAACAATCCTCTTCAGTCTGCCTACCTGCAGAAATGTGGCTGAAGGAGAATTTTTTGTCCAGAATAGCGATTGCCGAAAACTGCGACGGCCAAGGCTTACCAGTCTTATCCGGAACGTCAAATCAGCATCCAGACAACCGCCGCGACAACGCCCATTACAAGCAAATACTGGATCAGTCGTGAAATTTTATTACCGAATACATAGCTAATGGGTTGCACATCCGACACGATCGAGTCTTGCCCTACCAGGGACTTCGCTGTACAAAAGACCCTGACGCTATCGTCCAGCAAGGTCAGATGTTCAAAGTGCTCATCGATCGCCTCTGTTAAAGGCAATGCCCGCTCTAACAACTTCTGGGCGCCCAGTTGCGTTACCAAGTAGCTTTGCGTACCCCAAATTCGCCCGCGCAGCCTGCCGTCAGGGGCCAGCGCGGCCCGCTTGAGGTAGCCAAAGAAATAAGCGTCCAGGGAATCCAGATCAATCCGGTCGACGTCCGCGGCTAATGCAGCAGCAAAATCCGGAACGAATCTTACGTCGTCTTCAAAAATAACGCAGCGCTTCACCCCGCCCAGAACCACTTTCTGCCAGACTGCCAGATGACTCAGATAACAGCCGATGACGCCCCGCTTCACTCCCAGCGGCGCGGTATGGGTTGTCTTTACAATGGAGGCCAAGCGCACGGAAAGCCGCGCATCATCAAACCCGACGTCGGCGCCGTCGACTGCAGAGACTCGCTGCACAGATGGAAATCCTGCCATGACAATCGCATTCCGGGCGCGTTCCCAGCGCTCCGGACGTCGGTCAAGGTTAATGCAATAAACCGCGTCGACCCCGATAGTCTCTTCCAACGCCTTCTTCATCCAGCAACCTAATCAGTCCGAGTCTCGTGCAGGCCACTAGAAGCAGCTTGTTGGGCAGCTATCCCACTATACGCTACCCGGACAGGCGACTCATTCAATGCCAAAGCGCTCCGTGCAGCGCCACGCCCTGCGCACCCCGCGCACGGGCGGAGTCGAGGTCCTCGCCACGCATGCCACCCAAGGCGAAGACCGGCAACCCTGCGGCCTGCGCGAGTTCTTCGAACCGTGCCCATCCAAGCGGCGTTTGCTGCGGGTGACTCGACGTGGCAGCCACCGGCGACAGGACGGCAAAGTCACAGCCAATGCGCGCGGCCTGTTCCAGTTCGTCCGCGTCATGGCAAGAAGCCGCGAGCCACTGATCCGGAGGCAGCGGACGCGAGGTGAACTGCTTAACCGCCCGTGCCGGCAGATGAACACCCGCAGCAGCAAGGCCAAGCGCCAGGTCAATATCGCCATGCAACAACAGCGACAGGCCCGTCAGGCGGACGCGGTCCAACGCGGCAATCGCCAATGCACGGTACCTGGCCGGCGGCAGACCAGGACAGCGCAGGCAAGCCAAGCGCACACCGCGGGTCACGAGGCTGTCCATCCGCTCCAGAAAGGCCGTGTGGTCACCGTCACAGTTACCGTGGATGGCATAAATATGCGGCAAGCGAGCGGCGGCGAGGAGTGGACCGTTGGCTGCCGGCATCGTCGCCGGATCAATGGCTCCCGGCGCCACCCACTTCAGGACCTGGCCCTCCCGGCCACTGACATCGCCCGCCCATGTGCGTACTTCGAAGGCATGAAGCAGGACCTGACGTGCGGCGTGACCGTCATCGGCCGGATAGTGGTAGCGATGCCGAATCAGGGGCTGCACGGTCACCGCATCGATACCCAGTTCCTCGCGCAATTCGCGTGTCAGCGCCTGTTCATCGGTCTCGTGGGGTTCCACTTTGCCGCCAGGAAACTCCCAGTAACCGGCCATATGCGCTCCGTCACGACGTTGGCTGAGAAGGATATGGCCACTGCCCGGATGCCGCAGCACACCCACCGCCACCTCGACTGGCGCCTCCTGCGTGCCGTTCACGCGCTCCCTCCGACGGTCAGGTGCGGTATTCGGCGTTGATGCGGACATAGTCGTACGAGAAATCGCAGGTCCAGACGGTGGTCTTCGCGTTGCCGCGGCCAAGCTCCGCCCGCACGGTAATTTCGTCCTGGGCCATTACCGCCTGACCGCGGACTTCGGTGTAATCGTCGGCCCGAGCACCACCGCGCACGACGCATACATCGTCCAGGTACACGCTGACGCCCTCAATGGAAAGCCCTGCCAGCCCGGCATAACCCACAGCAGCCAGGACGCGACCCCAGTTGGGATCGCTGGCGAAGAATGCGGTCTTGACCAGCGGCGAGCGGGCGATGGCATAGGCAACTTGCGCGCACTCGTGCCGGTCCTTTCCGCCCTCGACCTGCACCGTGATGAACTTGGTGGCGCCCTCGCCATCACGCACGATAGCCTGCGCCAATACCCGACAGACCTCATCCACTGCGCCTTGCAGCGCCTCGCCGAGGCCGCTCGACAGATCCCGGATATTCACGCCGCCCTTGCCGGTGGCCAGCAGTACGCAGGCATCATTGGTAGACGTGTCGCCGTCCACACTGATGCGGTTGAAGCTTCCGGCGACCGCGCTAGTCAGACAATCCTGCAGCAATGGCTGCGCAACGGCCGCGTCGGTGGCGACAAAGGCCAGCAAGGTTGCCATGTTGGGATGGATCATGCCCGAACCCTTGGCGATGCCGGTGACCGTGATCGGGCCCTCGGCCGTCATTACGCTAACGCTGTGGCCCTTGGCTACGGTATCGGTGGTCATGATGGCATGCGCGGCGGCGTTCCAAGCTTCAGGTGCAAGACTCGCCAGCGCCGCGGGCAGAACCGTAGTAATACGTTCCACTGGCAGCAGCTCACCGATAACGCCGGTGGAAAACGGCAGTACCGCTGAGGCTTCGCACCCGGCAAGCCGTGCGAGCTCGGCACAGCATGCCTCGGCAGCGGCGTAACCTGCGGCGCCGGTCCCCGCATTCGCGTTGCCGCTGTTGATCAGCAGATAACGCGGCGCGGTGGCCGAAAGGTGGTCTTTGGCTAACGCGACTGGCGCGGCGCAAAAGGCGTTCTGGGTAAACACAGCTGCCGCCTGACTGCCAGGGGCGAGTTCCAGCACGACAACGTCGTCGCGACTGGCCTTGCGCACGCCCGCAGCCACTGCGGCCAGGCGCACGCCGGCCACCGGCCGCAACAGCTCAGGCGCGGCGAGCTTTACCGCCATTGACGG
Above is a genomic segment from Immundisolibacter sp. containing:
- the argJ gene encoding bifunctional glutamate N-acetyltransferase/amino-acid acetyltransferase ArgJ; this encodes MAVKLAAPELLRPVAGVRLAAVAAGVRKASRDDVVVLELAPGSQAAAVFTQNAFCAAPVALAKDHLSATAPRYLLINSGNANAGTGAAGYAAAEACCAELARLAGCEASAVLPFSTGVIGELLPVERITTVLPAALASLAPEAWNAAAHAIMTTDTVAKGHSVSVMTAEGPITVTGIAKGSGMIHPNMATLLAFVATDAAVAQPLLQDCLTSAVAGSFNRISVDGDTSTNDACVLLATGKGGVNIRDLSSGLGEALQGAVDEVCRVLAQAIVRDGEGATKFITVQVEGGKDRHECAQVAYAIARSPLVKTAFFASDPNWGRVLAAVGYAGLAGLSIEGVSVYLDDVCVVRGGARADDYTEVRGQAVMAQDEITVRAELGRGNAKTTVWTCDFSYDYVRINAEYRT
- a CDS encoding sulfotransferase, with the protein product MGNTVELKKPVRRFPVRIFNYVAERLPSIDERLAIDADSLMARACQFTRLQNFGERSFVEAFEILVDDINGNAQLNRFGRFAWKGMLHTLLCNRLYMEEKLRLEPAIAKRQIASPIFVLGFPRTGSTFLHTLLACDPAARYLSAAESMRAQGDPRRRPLPGTLQRLNARWGFALLDYLAPGFKTIHAEPVDGPAECGGLLLHSFATAAFLPSLNVPQYAQWLKTLDYGPTARYHRHQLCVLDALHSGSHWVLKSPAHLPMIDALIKTYPDARFVFLHRDAVKVVASFCSLVGLTRGIYSDALDGSQIGQQTADTLGDLLRRALDARQRHDPRRFVDVQYADLVADPLGAVSGIYRQFGWTMPPAMEARVRNRVETTRNGLHTRHRYELTQFGLSRQRVQEQFDWYSKAFEIPEEKTG
- a CDS encoding Nudix family hydrolase, translating into MNGTQEAPVEVAVGVLRHPGSGHILLSQRRDGAHMAGYWEFPGGKVEPHETDEQALTRELREELGIDAVTVQPLIRHRYHYPADDGHAARQVLLHAFEVRTWAGDVSGREGQVLKWVAPGAIDPATMPAANGPLLAAARLPHIYAIHGNCDGDHTAFLERMDSLVTRGVRLACLRCPGLPPARYRALAIAALDRVRLTGLSLLLHGDIDLALGLAAAGVHLPARAVKQFTSRPLPPDQWLAASCHDADELEQAARIGCDFAVLSPVAATSSHPQQTPLGWARFEELAQAAGLPVFALGGMRGEDLDSARARGAQGVALHGALWH
- a CDS encoding glycosyltransferase family 25 protein; translated protein: MKKALEETIGVDAVYCINLDRRPERWERARNAIVMAGFPSVQRVSAVDGADVGFDDARLSVRLASIVKTTHTAPLGVKRGVIGCYLSHLAVWQKVVLGGVKRCVIFEDDVRFVPDFAAALAADVDRIDLDSLDAYFFGYLKRAALAPDGRLRGRIWGTQSYLVTQLGAQKLLERALPLTEAIDEHFEHLTLLDDSVRVFCTAKSLVGQDSIVSDVQPISYVFGNKISRLIQYLLVMGVVAAVVWMLI